ACGGTCGTCCCTCCCAACGTCTTCAGACAAGGCATCGGCGACTGCTTCCCAATCATCAAGGACACCGTTTCCTTCCCCTCCTCCTTCAGGATGCTCTTCCCTTTCGCCATCAGTAAAGCTTCTCGAGGTGGAATTCAcgctgctgcttctgctgcttACACTATTGCTAGGAGAATTATTTCTTTTATGATGATTCCCCATCACAGGGTTGTGGGTTGGGGAGTCCAACCCGTTGCGTTCATGCAAGGGCATATCATCTCGCTCATCTTCACCTGCCTTCGTCTTCGAGTCGATCTTGCCCGTCGGAGCCCGGAATGGATGGAGCAGATGTAGAGAGGTGGCCAATCTTGTGACCTTGCAATCATCCTTACCACCattaactaaaaaaagaaaaaaaatcaagccTTTTTTATGGTAGAAAGAAAAATCACACGTAAAAATCACATCTTTAATCGGTTCCCCAAGAATGAATATAAACACAGAAGAGCAGAGCgaaaaaagaaagataagaatGGACCTTGGGAGAGCCATTGCTCACGACGGGCGTCGAGTTTGCATTGCTTAAGCTTCGCCGATCGATTCCCCTAAAAACAAAAAACGATTCCAATCCATTAGTGCCAACGACTAATTAATACGAATCAttcgatttgcatcaaaagaggaTCGCTTGCGCACCCTCCTCTTCTTGCCGGAGACCATCGAAGGAACAGCACCAACGTTGGCCATCGAATCGTAGCCCATCGATTCCCCTTCTTTGCgctcctctcttctcctctcctctcacCTTTTTTTATGCTGTGCTGGAAAGAAAACCCCAAAGCGACCGAATCGGATGGTCAAGAAATGTGTAGTTTGCCCTCGCGTGGTTTCGCCCCTCCCTCTCTTGCAGCCGACACGGAGACAACTCCGTCTCCCGTCTTCTCAATATATAGGCAAAATGCGATGTTACTGGAATAATTTCCGAATCAAAATTAATAATCCGAATAATGCGGGGCGAGGATGGCGGGACGCACCGGCTAATCTTGGCAAGGTAGTTATAAAGCCGTTAAATAAGGCGGTAAAGGCATCTCGATTCACACGATCCCGTCCGTCCAATTCTTATTGATTGGATCGACATCGGATCATAGCCAACCCAATTGGGGACGGCACCTCGAGGGGCCCAGCACCGGTTGCTCCGAGTGTCGTGGCGTTGACAAGCTGAGGAAACGGTGTTCTGCTTCGGACATGGCCGGGAAACACGCGGGCATGCAGCGACTTCCTCGTCACGTACAGGCCTGCCGGGTCTTTTGGTTGAGAGACACAGGAATTGATCCGGTCTACATGTGCTTGGCTCGTTCGAACCCACATCAGTAATTCTCACATAGACGAAGCTGCTACCATGGTGATGATGATGCCGAGAAAAGAAACGGATGCCGCTACTATCGGCGGTCTTCGACACGCATTACAGCTACTTGAAAAGGATTAAATTGAACGATAGCTACAAGATTCTTTACAGTTACTCGTGCTCTAGTACTCCCTACTACAGTGAAAGAGTGTGCAGCACACCTCGTGGAAGGCTTCAAGAATAACCTGGCGATGCTCTGGGGAGTTCACTGACATGTAGCAGTTCAAGAGGCTCCGCAGTTCTCTTGGCTCCTCCATCCTCTTGGACTTGATGACCTCCTGTATGGACATCTTGAAATCTCCCTTGGGGTCATAAGACCTCTTATCCATGGCTATCAAGACGACGCAGTCGCCGCTACTTCTTTCGCCAACCATATGCCTTCTTCTGCGAGGAGGCTCCCACTGGTTGATCATCTGCTGCAGTCTCGCCTGCACCATGCCATGCGCGAGGTTGGACAAGGAGTGGAGTTGCTCGGAGTCGTCGGAGGTGTTGACGCcctcggaggaggaagaggagacgctGAGCCGGCAGGAGCTGCAGCACAAGCCGGACCCGCACCGCTGCGAGTGCCTGCTCTTCTTGGTCGCTGA
This DNA window, taken from Musa acuminata AAA Group cultivar baxijiao chromosome BXJ3-7, Cavendish_Baxijiao_AAA, whole genome shotgun sequence, encodes the following:
- the LOC135643779 gene encoding probable transcription repressor OFP9, with the protein product MGHPCTVYPSRVALGKGRRMKVFMGKTKHRHPSATKKSRHSQRCGSGLCCSSCRLSVSSSSSEGVNTSDDSEQLHSLSNLAHGMVQARLQQMINQWEPPRRRRHMVGERSSGDCVVLIAMDKRSYDPKGDFKMSIQEVIKSKRMEEPRELRSLLNCYMSVNSPEHRQVILEAFHEVCCTLFHCSREY
- the LOC103991471 gene encoding uncharacterized protein LOC103991471 — protein: MGYDSMANVGAVPSMVSGKKRRGNRSAKLKQCKLDARREQWLSQVNGGKDDCKVTRLATSLHLLHPFRAPTGKIDSKTKAGEDERDDMPLHERNGLDSPTHNPVMGNHHKRNNSPSNSVSSRSSSVNSTSRSFTDGEREEHPEGGGEGNGVLDDWEAVADALSEDVGRDDRHHCHHPDPVVTYIVPSASSGILGEAPLGGSTMKLKPVRSTQRAWRPDDTSRPQSLPSISKKCIFPWNAERDHLVSRQSSILSLPSRCPICYEDLDLTDSSFLPCSCGFRLCLFCHKKILEADGRCPGCRKQYDYMSSGGVEYGRNTTSIIPVVPFV